Genomic DNA from Carnobacteriaceae bacterium zg-C25:
CACATAAATAAGACCCACATTTTCTAAATCTAAAACAGTTTGCTCAATGGCGACACGTGTTTCTTTATCCAACTGCGAAGTAGACTCATCAATAATAATAAAGGCAACGTTTTTAATTAAAGCACGTGCTAATGCAATTCTTTGCTTTTCTCCACCTGAAATATATTGACCATTTGAATTAAGCATCGTATCCAACCCAAATTCTTGTTTATTTATAAATGACTGTAATTTTACCGCCTGAATGATTTGATTTAAACGTTTTTCAGAAACATTTTCTCCTAACGTAATATTATCTTTAATCGTACCATTCATTAAATAAACTGACTGATCGATATACGAAATATTTTTATAATAGGTTTTTAAATCAATTGTATGAAGATCGATATCGTTAATCTGCACTTGCCCAAATTGTGGTTTAGTTAATCCTAATATCAATTTTAACAAAGTAGATTTACCACTCCCTGATTCTCCAACAATAATGTATTTTTGATTTTTATAAAATTCAAAAGAAAAATCATCAAATAGTTTGTTATCATTATATTGTAATGCAATATTTTTTAATGTAATAGTCGTTAATTGTTCACTAAACGCTGGTTTTTCTTCTTTCACATACTCAAATTTGTTTAACAAAACATCTGCCGCTTTAAACGTTGACATTGCTTTTATGAAACCTTGTGCACCATTAAATAAATTACCTGCCAATGAAGCCACACTCAAAATACTACCCGCACTTGTCCAACCAATACTAACAAGAAATAAAGCGAAAGCAAGCAACCCAATTTGTGACATCAATGACATCAAAAGCATAATGCTACCAACTTTTGCTTGTGTCATTGAAAAACTAAAATATTGTTTTTCTCTTAATTCAATTGCTTTTTGCACATTATTTTTAAATTGAGTTAATGCACCACCAATAAAAAACACTCCCAAACCTTCAAAATTATCTCTAATCGATTCAGTATATTTCTCATTAGCGTCAGTATATTCACTTTGTGCCTTAACAATATAGCGCTGTGTGACATTTGGAAGAATTAAAATAACACAAAGAAATACTAATGACACTACAGCAATAATCCAATGCAATAAAAATAAAGATGCAATCGCGCTAATTACAATTGTGAAAAGATAAATAGCACTAATAAAATTAGAAAATGCCTGTGATTCTATTTGACCAGCATCATTAATAAACCATGACATTGCTTTACCGGTATCCCGTATCGCTATTAAATCATAAGAATGATCCATAACACTATCCGCCATTTTTAATTTTAGTGTCCGATTTGTTTTTCTAATGTATTTTGCTTTAAAATAATCCGATAAAAATGATAATAAAATGGTCACCGCCACAATAACACCTACCAACATCATCGCATTATAAAATTCATATTGATTCGACTGATAAGCATCAAATAAAAATGTTAAAGAATACGATACTAATGTGACTGACAGTGCGTATAAAATATTGAACAGTATCGCTAAAGTCGTTTCTTTACTATTTTCCTTAATAATACGAATAAAAAGTTTATTGGTCATAGTCGTTTCCTCCTAGATGTTTCAAAAATAGACTCATTCTATTTAATTCTAATGAATTGATACTATAGTAAATTCTCTTCCCTCTAATTTCTGAATTAATCATTTTTTCCTGTAATAAATTAGATAGATGATAACTAATTGTCCCCGATGACACTGATAGTTTTTCTGAAATTTCGCGACCAAACATTGCTCTTTTTGATAAAAGAATCAGAATATTAAAACGTGTCATATCTGAAAGTAATGTAAATTTAGTAAGCATATCATCTTGTTCTTCAGATATAGGTTTAAATTCGTTATACACCAAAAACGGTATCGCTCCTAAAAATAAAAAGCCTTGTTTTTCATTTTTGTTATCAAAAACCACACTAAATCCATAAAATTCTGTAAATTGAAGAAATACTGTCGTTTCTAGATAATCAATTTCATAACTCTCTATAACTGACTTTAAATTGATTTCTGGATTTATATCCATGAAATTTATATTTTCCATTTGTGAGTATAATGTCTTTAAATTTTCGCGAATAATATGTTCATGTTTTTTAATTATATTTTCTAATTTTAAAAGTAAATCGTATACATCATCAAAAAAACCATTAATATTATGTATTAATTTATAAATGGCATATCTCTGTTGTTCGCTAAATAAAGATAATTTGTCGAGTTCTTCAAAAGTAAATTTTTCTGTTATATCAAATCCTAATGCCTGCATATTTTTTATAAAATCTTCCTTAATTTTATAAAACAACTCTATATGCGAGTATTCTTTAATGCTCTGTTTAAATTTTGAATACGTTAAAAAATAAACAACTTCGGGTGTTTTGTGAGTTTCAAAATTTTGAAATAATAAATCAATACCTAAAAAATTTTTTAATAGTTTTCTAGCTTCAAATCTAATAGATTTTAAAAACATGATAAATTCTTGATTCTTTTGATTTATCGTAGCTTTAGATACTCCAATTTTATTATACTCTATAGATAACTCGGCATCTTTCTCTTCGCTAGTATTACAAATATATGTCGCTAATAGTAAAGCTTCATTTAAATAATTAATTTTAGTATTGAAAATAACGTTCATTTCAACTCATAAAAGGCTATTCTAATTCAAATTTGTATCAGTGATATTGAGAATCATAAATATCCCTTTTTCCTCTCTAAATTTTATATTTATAAAATTTTAATTCCTTATTTTTATAAATATAAAATAACATAACATTCTATGGTCGTCAAACAAAACAGTTTAATTTTTATAAAACTCAAAAAACTAACTTTTAAAATAAGTAACGACCGTATTTAAAACGTATTCAAACACAACAAGCACCTTTCCCAAAATTGAGAAAAGTGCTTGAAATTAACTCTATGTCAAATAGTGTAAATTTGGTGTAAAAAATGGTATGAACTTTCCTAAAAATCAGCAAAAAACACCCCATGGTGTGAACCATGGGGTGTTTGAAACTGTTGATATAAAAATAATATTAACGTTTTGAGAACTGGCTAGCTTTACGAGCTGCTTTAAGACCTGGTTTTTTACGTTCTTTCATACGTGGGTCACGTGTTAATAAGCCTGCAGCTTTTAACACGCCACGGAAATCTGGGTCTACTTGTAACAACGCGCGTGAAATACCGTGACGAGCTGCTCCAGCTTGTCCAGTGAATCCACCACCGTTTACGTTAACGAAAACGTCGTAGTTACCTAAAGTTTGTGTTAAGTTTAATGGTTGTTTAACCACTTCATGTAAGTAAGCGAATGGGATGTATTCTTCGATGTCTTTTTTGTTGAAGACGATTTTCCCTGTTCCTGGTACTAAACGTACACGAGCAGTTGAATGTTTACGGCGACCAGTGCCGATGTATTGAACAGTTGCCAATGTTTTTTCCTCCTGTATCGTTTGATTAAATTAAGTTAGTAATGTCTAACACTTCTGGTTGTTGTGCAGCATGTGGGTGCTCAGCGCCACCGTATACGTGTAATTTCGTAAATTGACGACGACCTAATGAGTTTTTACCTAACATACCTTTAACAGATAATTCAACTAAACGACGTGAGTTATTAGCACGTAAGTCACCTGCTGTACGAGCTTTTAATCCACCTGGGTGGTTTGAGTGACGGTAGTAAATTTTATCTGATGCTTTTTTACCTGTTAATTTCACTTGATCAGCATTGATAACGATAACGAAATCACCTGTATCAACGTGTGGTGTGTATTGTGGTTTCATTTTTCCACGTAAAGCGTTCGCTACGACAGTTGATAAACGACCTAATGGAACATCTGTTGCATCAACTACGTACCATTTACGTTCCACTTCGCCTGGCTTAGCCATGTATGTTGTACGCATTTTATTTCCTCCAAAGTTCTACTTCTTTTCTTGTTTGTTAACATAATAAGTTTCCGGGGCCTATCATGGGGCAAACAATACCGTTGTTAATATTACAGCGTTTAGGGGCTAATGTCAATGTTTTTTTGGGACTTTTTCATTACAAATCGGTTACTAATCGTTAGTGTAACAGCATTTTTTGTTCCTAGTTATTTAAAAATATGTTGCCTGTTTCTCATCAGTTTAACGAGAGGCTACTTTTAAAATTTTCCTAGCCTATTTTCCGTATCCACTCACTCAAAAACCATTATATAACCATGCAAATGATTAAGTGGTCACAAATAATTTTTATACTCCGCCACAACCATCAATCAATCTATCAATTAATTTAACGTCAAAATTTGTCCTGTTTCCATGTAGACGATACGTTCACAAATATTTGTGATGTAATCTCCGATACGTTCTAAGTATCCAGCAACTAAAACGTACTCCACGCCACCTTTGGCTGCGCTCGGATTTTCGACAATTCCCTCAACAACTTCATGATGAATTTGCGTTAAATAGTTATCGACTTTTTCATCTTCTAACACAATTTGTCGAGCTGCGTCCACGTCAACCGTAACATACGCACTCAACACCCGACTCAACATATCTTCAACAACGCTTGCCATTTCTTCCAATTTACCTTCGATTGTCAATAAACGTTCATTCCCCTTCACGTTAATTGTCGCGTTCGAAATACTCACCGCATGGTCTGCGATACGTTCCAAGTCGTTTGTTGATTTCATCATTGCCACAATTTTCCGCAAATCGCTAGATACGGGTTGTTGTAAGGCGATTAAAGTAAAACTATCTTTTTCAATTTTCACTTCTTCTTCATTGATTGCTACGTCGGCATCAATCACTTCTTTCGCGAGCGACACATCGTGCAACACAAATCCCTTCACCGATTTGGCAACCGCATCGTTGACCGCCGTCCCCATATTCATGAATCGCGTATACAATCCATGTAATTCTTCGTCAAAAATTCGTTTCATTCATTCTCCTTTTGTTGTGTTGAAAAGACAGCCACCCTATTTTCTGCTAAAAAACAGCATTAGCGGATATTATGATACGCTATATTTTACATGATCTGCACATTTCGATTATATCAAGCATATCCCCTTATATTTTCAACACACTTAAACTATTTGTCTGTCTTATTATAACCTAAAACAAATCTTAATCACACAAGAAAACCACTTTAAATGCGTTAAAGTCGCTTTGCTGACGAAACATTTCCTTCAACAATACGAAAACAAAAAAGAAGCACCACAAAAGGTACTCCTATTTTTAAGTTACATCACTTTTAAAATCGATGATCGATACCATCAACCTTATTTGACATAAATGGTGATTAGTCAATTAACGCTTGGTTTGCTGTAATGATAGCTAATTTGTAGACATCTTCTTCATTACATCCACGTGAAAGGTCAGAAATTGGTTTGTTCAAACCTTGTAAAATAGGTCCAATAGCTTCAAAACCACCTAAACGTTGTGCAATTTTGTAACCAATGTTTCCTGATTGAATTTCTGGGAATACAAATACAGAAGCTTTACCAGCAACCGTTGAATTTGGTGCTTTTTGCTCACCAACACTTGGTACAAACGCTGCGTCAAATTGTAATTCGCCATCAATGTTATATTGTGGCGCCATTTCTTGAGCAATTTTTGTTGCTTCAATAACACGATCTGCATCCACACCTGTTGCTGATCCTTTTGTTGAATAACTTAAAATCGCAACATTTGGTTCAATATCAAAAATTTCAGCTGTTTTTGCACTTTCTACTGCGATTTCTGCCAATTCTTGTGCTGTTGGCGCAATATTAATGGCACAATCAGAGAAAACATAACGTTCGCGGTCTCCACGCATCATAATAAACGCACCCGATGTACGTGTAATGCCCGGTTTAGTTTTTACAATTTGTAACGCTGGTAAAATCGTTTCACCTGTTGTATGAATAGCACCAGACACTAAACCGTCTACTTTATCCATGTATACTAACATTGTTCCAAAGTAGTTTCCGTTTAATAAAATGTCACGCGCTTTTTCTTCTGTCACTTTACCTTTACGACGCTCTACAAAGACTTTCACCATTTCATCAAATTCGTCGTAGTTTGCAGGATCAATAATTTCAACATCTGAAATATCAATGCGACGTTTTTTAGCAATGTTTTTCACTTCTTCAACGTTACCTAATAATACCGGCTCCATCAATCCATCCGCTTTTAAACGCACAACCGCACCTAAAATACGCACATCTGTTGCTTCCGGAAAGACAATACGAATACCTTTTCCGCTAATCTTTCCTTTTAAACTTTCAAATAAACTCATCGCTAATCTCCTTTTATTTTCGTTACACTCATCATACACCTTTAAACATGACAATTCAAAGGTTTTTTCACAAAAATAGTACAGTTTTTGACGCTGTACTACTCTTAAAATTATTTTATTGTCGTTTTCTGTTGTGTTGTTATGGTACAGGCAAACCATATCATTAGTACAAGTTATTTATGCTATTAAAATAAATTATCTAACGCATTGTCATCTACATCATTAAAATTCGATAACGCATCAATAGCATACACTTTCACATGATCAACCGCTTCTTGAACAAGCGCTTCAACATTTAATCGTGCTTCGTATTCAATAACCTTGTCTAAATTTGGTTTCGTTTTCGGTGAAGGCGGTGCAAAAACCGTACAGCAATCTTCAAAAGGTTGAATCGACAATTCAAATGTCCCAATTTCTTCTGCTACTTTAATAATATCTAGTTTATCCATAGCAGCAACTGGACGAATAATCGGTGTATTCGTTACCGCATTAATGGCAATCATACTATGTAACGTTTGTGATGCCACTTGCCCCACAGATTCACCATTTAAAATCACTAACCCTTTACGTTTTTCACGCAATGCGTCCGTAATACGTAACATAAAACGTCTTGTAATGGTCATTAAATAAGCATCTGGACAATTTTCTTTGATGGCCTCTTGAATTTTGGCAAAAGGCACTTCGATAAATTGAATTGCACCACCAAATTTTGTCAACACCTTTGTTAATTCTTGTGTTTTACGAAGCGATTGCGGACTAGTATATGGCGGACTGTAAAAATGCACCATTTCAATATCCATACCACGTTTTAACGCTAAATAACTAGCAACTGGTGAGTCAATCCCACCCGATAACATCATCATCCCACGTCCACTTGTCCCTACCGGCAATCCGCCAGCACCTTTATATGTTTTAGTTGAAACATATATGGCTTCTAAACGAACGTCTACTTTAATGTTTATATCCGGATTTTTCACTTGAACGCGTAACATTGGATAAGCATCCAACACCACACCACCAAGATAACGATTTAATTCTTGCGTATCCAATTCAAACTGATGGTCACTCCGTTTAGCTGTAATTTTAAACGTTTTTCCATCAAGATTTTCGTCTTTCAACATCGACACGATGTGTGATGACAACGCCTCTAACGATTTTTCAACTGTATAAACAGGCGAGTAACTTTGAATGCCAAATACATTCGCCAATCTATCAATAATCGCGTCTTCATAAACATTCGGAAACTCAATGTACATAAAATCAAATTCCGGCTTCACCTTAATATCCGTTAAATCTTTCAATACCGCCTTAACGTTATGCGCCAAGCGCTGTGTAAACATTTTCTTATTTTTTCCTTTGGTCGATAACTCACCGTACCGCACCATCATTTTCATTTGCATAGAAAACTCCTTAAATCAGTGGACTATTACCAAAAAGACACGCCTTTCGTCTTTTTGGCACAATAGATAAAAAGGCCGATAAAACAGCCTTTTCATCTTGTTTATTATTGATGACGCATCGTTGGGAATAGTAAAACATCGCGAATAGATTGAGCATCGGTTAATAACATGACTAGACGGTCAATACCTACTCCTAACCCACCCGTTGGTGGCATACCATACTCTAACGACTCGATAAAGTCATCATCAATCGGATGCGCTTCATCGTTTCCTTTATTTTTCTCTTCCATTTGTGACTCGAAACGCTCACGTTGATCAATTGGATCGGTCAACTCCGTAAAGGCATTCGCATACTCTTTCGTCACAATAAATAATTCAAAACGATCTGTAAAGCGTGGGTCTTCATCGTTTTTACGCGCTAAAGGCGATACTTCAACCGGATGTCCATAAACAAACGTTGGTTGAATACATGCTTTTTCCCCAAATTCTTCAAAGAAAGCGTTAATCACGTGCCCCACAGTTGTATCATGATCATTTAATGGAACGTGGTGTTCTTTCGCCAACGCTTTCGCTTCTTCAAAACTCATTTCTTTCCAGAAATCAACACCGCTCTGTTCTTTAATTAAATCGACCATATGCACACGTTTCCATGGCGATTCTAAATCAATCTCTTGACCGTCATAAGTCAGCACCGCTGTTCCCAACACTTTTTGAGCAACCGAACGGATTAAATCTTCGGTTAAATCCATAACATCTGTATATACCGTATACGCCGTATACACTTCCATTGTCGTAAATTCTGGGTTATGTGTGGTGTCAATCCCTTCATTTCGGAAAACGCGACCCAATTCATACACTTTTTCAAAACCACCTACAACAAGGCGTTTTAAATGCAATTCTGTCGCAATACGCATGTATAATTCCATATCCAATGCATTGTGGTGTGTAATGAATGGACGAGCAGTTGCTCCACCAGCTAATGTATGCAATACAGGTGTTTCCACCTCTAAATAACCACGTGAATCCATGTAACGACGAATTTCACTCACAATGCGTGAACGCAACACAAAACGATGACGGCTATCTTCATTACTAATTAAATCTAAATAACGTTGACGATATTTTTGTTCGACATTTGTTAATCCATGATATTTATCTGGTAATGGACGGAGCGCTTTTGTTAAGTGAACAAATTGTTGCGCACGGACAGTTAATTCACCCATATCCGTTTTCATAATCGTTCCAATAACACCAACAATATCACCAAGATCGGCATGTGTGAATACTGCATAATCACGTTCACCTACCGCGTCTAATCGCACATAAATTTGAATACGACCTTGACTATCTTGTAAATGCGCAAAACCGGCTTTTCCTTTACCACGCTTCGTCATTAAACGACCAGCAATAGCTACCGTATACGGATCATTTTCTGCAATGTCCGCTTTTGAAAAATCTTTGAATTGTTCTTGAAGTTTACCAGATAAGTGCGAGCGCTCAAAACCACAGCCAAAAGGATCAACACCTTTTTGTGCTAAATCATCCATTTTTTCACGACGAACGATTAACTGATCATTTAATTCTACTTTTACATCTTCGTTTGCCATATTTACTCTCTTTCCAAACGGGCGCTCATTTGCGCTTCACGTTCTAATGTTTCTGCTACAAAAGCATCTAATAAATCAATCATTTCTTGTTGTTTCGTTGCTTGGTTAATTGCAACTTTTGTTTTTGATGCACGCGGGATACCTTTTAAATAGTACGCAGCGTGTTGACGAAATTCGCGTGCAGCAACAGCTTCGCCTTTTAAGTCCACTAAACGTTGCAAATGCACCTTAGCAATTTCAATTTTTTCTTGTGGTGTATGTGGTGGTAATAATTCACCCGTTTCTAAATAATGCACCGTTTGCTTAATCATCCATGGATTACCTAATGCGGCACGTCCAATCATCACGCCATCTGCTTTTGTTTCTTCTAACAGGCGCTTTGCTTCTTGAGGTGTCGTCACATCGCCATTTCCAACAAATGGAATTTTTGTCAACGCCGCCTTAACATCGCGTAAAACATTCCAATCTGCATGGCCATCATACATTTGAACGCGTGTTCTACCGTGCATTGCCACCATACTTGCTCCGGCACGTTCTGCTGCTAAAGCATTTTCTACCGCATAAACGTGTTGTGCATCCCATCCCGTACGCATTTTAACTGTTACAGGTACATTAACGGCATCGACCACACTTGCAACCATTTCATACACTTTATTTGGATCAAGCAACCATTTAGCCCCCGCTTCCGCCTTAATGACTTTATTTACCGGGCAACCCATATTAATATCAATAATTGCTGCTTGCGTGTTGGCTTCAACATATTTCGCCGCTTCAACAAGTGTTTCTTTATTGCCTCCCATAATTTGTACAGATAACGGATATTCATTAGGTTCAATATGCAACATACTTAATGTTTTTTCATTTCTAAATTGAATCCCTTTATCACTAATCATTTCACAAACGACTAGACCTGCACCCATTTCTTTCACCGTTACACGAAATGCCGAATTACTAATACCTGCCATCGGTGCAACGACTACGGGATTGACA
This window encodes:
- the rpsI gene encoding 30S ribosomal protein S9 is translated as MATVQYIGTGRRKHSTARVRLVPGTGKIVFNKKDIEEYIPFAYLHEVVKQPLNLTQTLGNYDVFVNVNGGGFTGQAGAARHGISRALLQVDPDFRGVLKAAGLLTRDPRMKERKKPGLKAARKASQFSKR
- the lysS gene encoding lysine--tRNA ligase, with the protein product MANEDVKVELNDQLIVRREKMDDLAQKGVDPFGCGFERSHLSGKLQEQFKDFSKADIAENDPYTVAIAGRLMTKRGKGKAGFAHLQDSQGRIQIYVRLDAVGERDYAVFTHADLGDIVGVIGTIMKTDMGELTVRAQQFVHLTKALRPLPDKYHGLTNVEQKYRQRYLDLISNEDSRHRFVLRSRIVSEIRRYMDSRGYLEVETPVLHTLAGGATARPFITHHNALDMELYMRIATELHLKRLVVGGFEKVYELGRVFRNEGIDTTHNPEFTTMEVYTAYTVYTDVMDLTEDLIRSVAQKVLGTAVLTYDGQEIDLESPWKRVHMVDLIKEQSGVDFWKEMSFEEAKALAKEHHVPLNDHDTTVGHVINAFFEEFGEKACIQPTFVYGHPVEVSPLARKNDEDPRFTDRFELFIVTKEYANAFTELTDPIDQRERFESQMEEKNKGNDEAHPIDDDFIESLEYGMPPTGGLGVGIDRLVMLLTDAQSIRDVLLFPTMRHQ
- a CDS encoding ABC transporter ATP-binding protein, which gives rise to MTNKLFIRIIKENSKETTLAILFNILYALSVTLVSYSLTFLFDAYQSNQYEFYNAMMLVGVIVAVTILLSFLSDYFKAKYIRKTNRTLKLKMADSVMDHSYDLIAIRDTGKAMSWFINDAGQIESQAFSNFISAIYLFTIVISAIASLFLLHWIIAVVSLVFLCVILILPNVTQRYIVKAQSEYTDANEKYTESIRDNFEGLGVFFIGGALTQFKNNVQKAIELREKQYFSFSMTQAKVGSIMLLMSLMSQIGLLAFALFLVSIGWTSAGSILSVASLAGNLFNGAQGFIKAMSTFKAADVLLNKFEYVKEEKPAFSEQLTTITLKNIALQYNDNKLFDDFSFEFYKNQKYIIVGESGSGKSTLLKLILGLTKPQFGQVQINDIDLHTIDLKTYYKNISYIDQSVYLMNGTIKDNITLGENVSEKRLNQIIQAVKLQSFINKQEFGLDTMLNSNGQYISGGEKQRIALARALIKNVAFIIIDESTSQLDKETRVAIEQTVLDLENVGLIYVSHHTDPNVINKFDQLIDSKLFK
- the pta gene encoding phosphate acetyltransferase, giving the protein MSLFESLKGKISGKGIRIVFPEATDVRILGAVVRLKADGLMEPVLLGNVEEVKNIAKKRRIDISDVEIIDPANYDEFDEMVKVFVERRKGKVTEEKARDILLNGNYFGTMLVYMDKVDGLVSGAIHTTGETILPALQIVKTKPGITRTSGAFIMMRGDRERYVFSDCAINIAPTAQELAEIAVESAKTAEIFDIEPNVAILSYSTKGSATGVDADRVIEATKIAQEMAPQYNIDGELQFDAAFVPSVGEQKAPNSTVAGKASVFVFPEIQSGNIGYKIAQRLGGFEAIGPILQGLNKPISDLSRGCNEEDVYKLAIITANQALID
- the phoU gene encoding phosphate signaling complex protein PhoU; the protein is MKRIFDEELHGLYTRFMNMGTAVNDAVAKSVKGFVLHDVSLAKEVIDADVAINEEEVKIEKDSFTLIALQQPVSSDLRKIVAMMKSTNDLERIADHAVSISNATINVKGNERLLTIEGKLEEMASVVEDMLSRVLSAYVTVDVDAARQIVLEDEKVDNYLTQIHHEVVEGIVENPSAAKGGVEYVLVAGYLERIGDYITNICERIVYMETGQILTLN
- the rplM gene encoding 50S ribosomal protein L13; its protein translation is MRTTYMAKPGEVERKWYVVDATDVPLGRLSTVVANALRGKMKPQYTPHVDTGDFVIVINADQVKLTGKKASDKIYYRHSNHPGGLKARTAGDLRANNSRRLVELSVKGMLGKNSLGRRQFTKLHVYGGAEHPHAAQQPEVLDITNLI
- the dusB gene encoding tRNA dihydrouridine synthase DusB, giving the protein MFKIGNIDIVNPVVVAPMAGISNSAFRVTVKEMGAGLVVCEMISDKGIQFRNEKTLSMLHIEPNEYPLSVQIMGGNKETLVEAAKYVEANTQAAIIDINMGCPVNKVIKAEAGAKWLLDPNKVYEMVASVVDAVNVPVTVKMRTGWDAQHVYAVENALAAERAGASMVAMHGRTRVQMYDGHADWNVLRDVKAALTKIPFVGNGDVTTPQEAKRLLEETKADGVMIGRAALGNPWMIKQTVHYLETGELLPPHTPQEKIEIAKVHLQRLVDLKGEAVAAREFRQHAAYYLKGIPRASKTKVAINQATKQQEMIDLLDAFVAETLEREAQMSARLERE
- the thiI gene encoding tRNA 4-thiouridine(8) synthase ThiI; the protein is MQMKMMVRYGELSTKGKNKKMFTQRLAHNVKAVLKDLTDIKVKPEFDFMYIEFPNVYEDAIIDRLANVFGIQSYSPVYTVEKSLEALSSHIVSMLKDENLDGKTFKITAKRSDHQFELDTQELNRYLGGVVLDAYPMLRVQVKNPDINIKVDVRLEAIYVSTKTYKGAGGLPVGTSGRGMMMLSGGIDSPVASYLALKRGMDIEMVHFYSPPYTSPQSLRKTQELTKVLTKFGGAIQFIEVPFAKIQEAIKENCPDAYLMTITRRFMLRITDALREKRKGLVILNGESVGQVASQTLHSMIAINAVTNTPIIRPVAAMDKLDIIKVAEEIGTFELSIQPFEDCCTVFAPPSPKTKPNLDKVIEYEARLNVEALVQEAVDHVKVYAIDALSNFNDVDDNALDNLF
- a CDS encoding winged helix-turn-helix transcriptional regulator gives rise to the protein MNVIFNTKINYLNEALLLATYICNTSEEKDAELSIEYNKIGVSKATINQKNQEFIMFLKSIRFEARKLLKNFLGIDLLFQNFETHKTPEVVYFLTYSKFKQSIKEYSHIELFYKIKEDFIKNMQALGFDITEKFTFEELDKLSLFSEQQRYAIYKLIHNINGFFDDVYDLLLKLENIIKKHEHIIRENLKTLYSQMENINFMDINPEINLKSVIESYEIDYLETTVFLQFTEFYGFSVVFDNKNEKQGFLFLGAIPFLVYNEFKPISEEQDDMLTKFTLLSDMTRFNILILLSKRAMFGREISEKLSVSSGTISYHLSNLLQEKMINSEIRGKRIYYSINSLELNRMSLFLKHLGGNDYDQ